The stretch of DNA CAGATCGGAGACAAATTAAGATGTGGGATTTGAATTGTAAAGTAGCACATATTTGCACTTCTTTAACCCGCAAAACTTTTTCACTGATTTTGAATTGCTTTTCAGCATTAAACGTATGACTATAGTAGTTGTCACATTAGTAAAACAACACCACAAGAAGTAAACACAAGTTTCCAGTTTGTTCCCCAACAAGTTTAAGTTACTCAAAGTGCACTTTGAGTAATTCTATTCATTTCTTCTATAAATTTTCTGCTTCTTGTCAAACCTGGGTGAGTGAAATTTCATTGAAATCTACCAATCTGAGAAGTACAATGTCACTCAAATGCATTCAAATGCAATTTATCATAATATGTCCTTAAAACGGTTAGCTTAACTGTTTGTGTTGGGTCATGATTGTTAAATGTCCTTTATCTCGATTTTACCATTAGTGATTTGAACATTTCATGCAAATCACTGAAACCTTTGATTCTACAGAGGTTCCTCAACTATCCAGAATCAGATCCATAGAAAGTCTCTGAGTTACATATTTAGCTTCATTCCAGAAATTGCAGCACATTCatttccaaaacttttttttctttaaatacaaaaaaatgtccatTAATGCTACCTCCCAACAAGtttagattttcttgttttggcaaaaaattTAGAAGAAGAAGCTATACAAGAAACTATCAGGCGTAAAACTCTCTATGCATATACAGTTAACCCCTACATAATGAGCTGTATTGGTAGGTCATGACACAAAGGCAAAAGGTGAAAGCAATGCAGATCCTGtttactttcttcttttatgttATCAAGATGCTGGGAACGCAGTATTGTCAACAtttagcaaaacagaaaaaaaattatacctcttctcatattttcaaatgacaattttattgttgataggtaaatatgtttttcactacaaacatttttattaaaaaggttATGGATATATTGATCCTATTTCAGATAATCATGGCTCTGATCAAGGGTGTCTAAATTAACCAAGAAAAAACTCATCTTAACATAAATGTTGTAGGTCTAATCTCTGTGACTTTATGTCAGTTACATTTCTCACAAAAATTGAGTTAGGCCATTGATGCTGTTCTGAGTGAGTTATTACAGAGTgtatactgaaaaataaatgttgataaaatgggttatttatttaaaactaatgaGTTTTGAATATGAAAGACTCAGTTCAGGGCTGATGAATGATCGAGTCCCAAATAACTGAGATTAATACCGGGgatgaaaatgttaaacaatatTCACCAgcatttattatgaaatatacAGGTCAGAAAACTATCCCACCATGTTCatgaaaagataaaattttGCAAATAAGGAAATATATTAAGTCTTATCTGGTTAATCAGataataaaatgcttaaattatacattttgtgTTGCTCAATTGTTGTTTCCACAATACACAgcgttgtaatttttttttctttcctaaatTGTTCTTCATGCTGTTGCCTTTGTATCAAGTTCATGATGATGAATGTATTCATCAGAAAACCCCATGAGTGTCTTGTTGCTACTAATCATCATATTCCTCACTCCTCCCATCGCGTGATCCCTCCCAGCATGTTAAAGTTTTGTTAAGCGTCTGTCTTCATCTCGGGCTCATCATTACAGTGACTCATCCTTTCGCCCACCTGCTTTTCTTCCATccttccctccttttttttcctcctctcccccttttcttttctgctcctCTAACCTCCTTCGTTCAGTTGCTCTGCTGTATCCCTCCTCCCACACACTTTAAGGGAGCAGGATTAGCGTTTGTGTGCATCTGGTGAGTGCCTTCAGAGCTATAACATAGGCATGTCCCCCCCATCTGGTGTATCAACCCCAGCTGTAtcccaccccccaccccactCCATGCTCACTCAGCCTAGCATGGTGAGGCACTcattcgtgtgtgtgtgtgatagtGAGGAGGAGGCACGGCAGAGGGAGGTGCTACCATCGGCAGGGACTGAGGTGGGGGCCCGCTCGAATGGGGATGTGATTGCGAGTGGGCGAGAACATGTGGCATCCTAGTGAGGGTAGAGGTGGCACCTGGGTGAAGGGGGTGTGGATatgaggaggaggtggaggaggaagacgcAGGATGGAGCTGGTAGCTGGCAGCTGATGAAGGCCCGGAAGAAGAAGGCGTTGCCTGGGAGCTACTGCCGCCCTTTAGGGTTTGCTGAGGCGGCGGGGTCTGGTTGAGCTGGATGGAGATGTCAGAGGAGACATCAGAGGGACTTCGGCCCCGCTGTGGTGGAGCCCAGGAGTCTGGATGAAGAAACTGGCCACTGTAGTCGCTGCAGTCAGACATACGGGGGCGGTAGAGTGCTGGATGGGGGCGGTAGAGCTCCTCCTCTGCATAACGCTTCATAAAGAGGTAGACAGACATCACTCCTGCACCCTGAGAAGGACACAGATAGAGTTACATAAATAGGTTTATTTTATCTTCTGTGAATGTAGACTAAAATGGACAGgtagtcattttcttttaacttaacTATAAATGCTGCCTATTTCCCCACCCCTGAAATTGACATTTCAGACATATCATAGGTAGCCTTCTAACTGCAGAGTTTGATGTAAAACTGGTTTGgacatttaaatctaaatagtCATCTGCTATTTAAACATAGAGAAACCTAAATGGAGAAGCATAGTTCAAACCCCAGATATTTTTAGGATatattaatccatccatccatctaacacccttgtccctagtggggccTGGTTGGGGTTTTTCAGTTTGCGCAAGAAAGGATAAGGCTCCAGTTAAGGAAAAGATATGAATCCAACATTTAGGTTCTATTTATTTGTGTTCTCGCTGAATTTCAACTAGTGATTCAATTGTTGACAGGAACTGTTCTGGCCCGAGAAGGGAAGAGCAGTCAGCTGGCAATTAGAAAGTTAGATTCATGCTTTCCCCCACCACATGTTGACATAAAATTAGCCACAGAACATCAAGTTGTGTAGCAATATTCTGCATTAAGAAGTGAATTTTATTAGTTTGAATTAGTGTTACTCAAGTCTAAAATGAGCATGAGTGGCTCAAAGACTAGAAAAGTGCTGCATAAGTGCAGTTCATATACTACTTAAATAGagtacaaacaataaaacaaatatgatgAAAAACCTGATGAATCCCTTCAAaacaccaactcaaatttaactgTTTATAGAAGTGTTTAGTAGCCAACATGTATTGTTTAATGTTACATCCATTCTGTTGGGACATAATGTGTCGTTTCCTACATACCATtgtttgatattattttttgattctttgcaacaaaaataaaacaaaacttagcAGGCACTTatctaactaaactaaaaagcAATAATTACAGATAATCTGGGAGGCTACAAACTGTTACCCCAGAAACCAgaatacatatttattacatCTGCAAAGTGAGTCTTTCATATTAAAATGGCTTTCCATTTAGCATTCTCCAGCAGTAGTCCAATCACAATCATGTATTAATGGTGTCAGTCTAATAACAGACAGTAATAGCAGGACTATCTTCGCTGAGTCCAGAGGGATTTTATGCTGTCGGGAAATTGTTTCGGAAAACCGAAATTGACAAAGGGAAAAAGCAGACGTTAccttttatttcataataacATCTGTATTACCACAGGtagtagaaaatgaaaaataatactCAGCCAATTTTTGAGCTAACAGAACCTGCAGCATCCTTATTCGTAAATTGCAAGATTTCAAACAACCATCAGGAGAGGAAAAGATGAATAAATCAGACATAATTTTGCAAGGAGTTGACAAAAAGGCCTCAGAGCTGCAGGGTGGAATGAGCAATTACccaaaaatgtattcatgttttCACTTGGGCTTTCACTGAGCTTCCTCAGCTCATTCACTATTCATCCACAACATCATGACTACAAAAACATGTACAAACTTGAATGCTGATTAAAGTGAGAAAGTATGTGTTAGAGAAACAGATTGTGTGTGAAAATCTGCTATGGAATTCTACAGAAATAAGTacaaaaaggatgaaaaaaaaccaaagatAAAGGAAATGTGGATGATTATATGAGACgggcaaagaaaagaaaagaaacttaaaaaaattaaatgacaacAGGGAATTATCAAAAAGAttgaaagctttaaaaaattgcacttttttttaaacaaaatcgaaaaaatttgaaaattaaccaaaagggtagaaataaatactgaaaaaatgCCTTAGAAAAAAGAGGGAGGTTGGAAATCAGGAAGAAGtgctaatgtaaaaacaattaaatttggtagaagaaaaggacaaaaggaactaatgtgaaataatacatttaaaaaagatgtCACAGTGACAAAGAGGGGATGCAGCAAAAGCAGTGAAGGAAAGAGGATAaggtggagaaaagaaaaacagaagagggTTGAGAcaaaagaagattaaaacaaTGAAGATTAAAGAAGACAGAAGAGACAAGATAAAAGTAAAGGACATCCAAAGACAAGACCAGACTGAAAAGAAAGGCCGACAGGCAAGATGAAAAAGAGATgatggagaaggaggaggaggaaagatctaaaaatgaaaagattgaAGGATGAAAGAGTGAGTGTAGCAGAGAACCCCCGCCTCCACCAGCGAGGAATTTTCTGATGCAAAGTGCTGCTGCAACAGAGCTGCTGCCCTCAAGTATTCCAGCTATTAACATTTATGAATATTGATGTGAGCGGAATGACGAGATCCTACGCAGGCACTTTTAAGCGTGTGTTTGGCTCAATACATCTGGTGAGTGTACGCgcatttatgtgtgtgttgttttaaatgagTGTGTTAATCtgaattgtgtttgtttaacaGCCAGATCCTATGCaatctatgtgtgtgtgtctggccTATGCATACTGACTCTATAAATCCTAAACATCAGCATATATTTGAGTAACTTAACTGGCTAAAAGAGTCTTATGTGTTCAGTTGAATTTTCCAGCAACGTACAGTAtgtgtgctgcagctgcagtgtTTGCAGACAAAATAGTAACACAGCTCCTAAATGCTTCTGCCATGTGTTTATCTACATGCAGGATTAGCAACTAAGTAACTTTGCAACTGCATGTGATTGAAATATGTGTGTGCATACATGAGGGTTTCTTGAATTACCTCTTTGAGCAGGAAGGAGGAGGCAGCGAAGGCAAAGGACCAGCCGTAGTGGTAGTGAAAAAACTGCTCTGGCTCTCTGGGTCGATTCATCACTTCGTCATTAATACTGGAAATGTATAAAACCAAACCCACCACCAGACTGAGACCTGAGGAGGCAAAAAACCAACAGACACATACAACTGAAACCACATATCATTGTTCACTTTATAAGACACAATTTATATTAACTTGACAAACACCAGAATAAAGACAGAGACAATGTCttgagaatatatatatttttctttccttatctCCAGGAGTTGACATATATAGAAGAGACTTAGGACCACTGATTaaatttcagaattctgactttaatcttctgagatcaaaagtcagaattctgctatttttttcttgtagaattttgagaaaaagtcagaattctgaaattagagtcaaaattatttttttcttttgtatggAATCCTCTTCCTTATAATGATTTCTTTACAACTTCAGTCCAACTGGAACAACAGTTCTGCTGTCATCCTTTAAAATAAGTTCTGTTTATTGTTCATAATTTTTTGAAACATGAAAGTGCTTCCTAGTAACATACCAAATCTTGAAAATTGTTGATGCACTccataacataaaaaatttcTATAATGCTAATAAAGaaagagtttaattttaatagtaCACATTGAACTTAAATGATTTGAACGTTTGAACGGTCAGTCTTTGACATAagggttttaaaacatttcatagccaaaaaaaaaaacaaaacaaagaaaatggtcAGACATTCTAGACAACGTTGTAGAAAATGACTGATTTAACCACGCAATTAGAAATATGCATTTCTCCTGATTTACTGCAATGCTATTCTCATctgaatatgattttattttatttttttacttggtctgtggaaaaaaaaaaaagcctggaAAGCCTAATGATTATGTGTCCTGACGGTGCTGCAAATAGGCTAAGAAAACCTTAACAAGTGGCAGAGCTGTAGCAAAGAGATAAAAAGAGAACAGAGTCTTGCACACACTGAGAGACCTGCATGTCTGTTTGtggtttaaagaaatgtgagtGCACAAAGCAATGGGAGTCAAATATGGACTCCCATTgcttacacaaacacacattaaaacaaagacaatgaaGCCTCATTAGAAGTGTGTCAGAACCTCTTCTGTCAACAGATTTACTGCAGCCGACCTGTAAAGCCCGGCGCAGGAAAAACCTGGCATGTTATGCACAGGAAGGAAGAAATCACCAGAAAAGCCCCAACACCACACTATGTTAGAAAGATAACAGAACCCACTGCACTTATAGAAAGTAATACAAATTAAGAACAACATTtaagtaaattttgttttactcaatTACTGATCCATACTGGGCATGGCCCAAATCAaagatataaatacattttaataaagattcaaatgtataaaaagaaGTCTCCAATTAAGCTATCacaagtaaatgtttttaatgtatttaattgcTAATTTCAGGGTTTTCCTTTCTGTAGTGCTAAATTTTAGGATTTAAATTGTTTCatagaaaataaagttgtaatgtCTCATCTTGACCATTAGAGGGTAGTGTTGTAGCCTAATGCGTTTAGTACTAAGCTCTTGGTTATTGTATCCCACATGAAATTAGACCTGAGAAAATTATGTGCaaatagaaaactttgaaaaagaaaacaaacaaacaaaaaaaaacccaacaacatcGATCACTTGGATAATCACCACACAGTCTGCAACAAACCACCCAATTAataaagttttctctttttttaacagtcagtttaatagatttATGGGAGTATTTGTTCTTGgtgtttcttctttatttagcaatagaatattttagaaatttctTTCAATTGCATGGCTTTACAAAAGTCTTTCATGACTGCTCACTTGTAGATTAACAACATCACTGTTGTAAAATGAGaacctgcaagaaaaaaacatatatttgatatttgctGTTTATCTACAAAGTTAACATATCTTCAAATTGTTGTAAATACCCCACATTATTCACTGCAATCCAGTGTACGTAAAACCTACATGTTTtcctgcaacattttaaaaactggattGTGTCTGCAATATAGATTTCAGGGGCAGAAATGCATGACAAATTGTGCTGAACAGTTTGGTATGATAGGATGATCCTCTCCATGCTGGCTCGCCAACATTAGTATGACATCATGTGTCCAGTCAGCAGTCCACCATGCTAAGATAGCATCTGTGAGGTTAACACCCATGCACATAAAAGGTGCAACAATGAGGATTTTTGCCCAACAAGCATGAGAGCCAAAAAGTTGCAGTAATCTATTTATCAGATGAACGGTTAGACCAAAAAACGTTAGAGAGAGCTGTCCTGCAGTGATATAAGGAGGTGATGTCATCCTGCTGGTTGCAGTGATTTCTGTCTCCAACAGGAGTCTGATCCAAATGACACACCGCTCAAAGTCCagtaatgagacaaaaactgttaATATGTGCTTCTAGGCATTGATGTGCCTATAGGCGTTATTTTAGCTCAAAAATGTGTGTTGTATTTTACAAGTCATTCTTCGTCATCTGAATTTATAACATGAGTATTTCGTCTAAGAATACAACAAAGCAAGTGCATTACTTAGTTGATTATCTTACTTTTAGCATACTAAAAAAATGCACCAATGACAGGCTGTTGCCCTATAGACAAGCTGAAAGTTTTGACACACATCCTATATCTTTTTGTGAATAGTGGTATCTAAAAATCCCCATAATCTAAAGTCAACCAAATCTAAAAACATGTGATTGAACAatgaagattaaaatattaGGATTGTTTGCAGATGCTTGTCTGAAATCCATTTGGAATATATTCATACTAAATGCAGTCTATCTACTGAAGTAAGGACGCTTGAGCCATTTGGCTACAGTTAGCAACAGACATtcatatagaaaaataaaaatcaaagtactgactttctgttttaaaaggaaacaaaaacatgcactgaaacataaacacactACTCCTGTATAGTTTCCTTGACAGGAAGCTATTATTTGGGACTAAATCACCTCCACGGTACTGCCTGCTGCAAGAATAAGGTACAGCTTGACAGGATGTCAGCTAAGAAAGATGTATAGGAGAAGCAAAAGTGACTCTTAAGTCTGCAGAGTTGTCTTTTTTACCATTTGTCCCTACAAATGTTGTCAAGCACATCTCAACCCGTCTCTGTTGCCATTTAACATCTCATTTTAGCCAATAGCTAAAAGGAGTTTGACACTTTCAATCTTTACTGCAAAAATTCTTACATTCTGGTTGAATTAACTAAATAACATCAAGTCTTTCTGTTCAAATATAACTTATCATGAAAATCTTTGCCCATGTCTCCCATTCTTAAAGCTGTTGTAACAAACATCCATTTGAAATAACTCAGCTTTCGTAACATTAAATGAAATGCCTTCTATCTGCTGTTTCACTGAGGTATTCTCTGCTCTCCTCAAGAGTTTGTTTCAGGGTTTGTGCTgtagcaggaaaaaaacaagattccTTTTGCAATAAAAGAGCTGTTAAAGTTGAGCACAGTAAGGTGACTATGCCTCTATAAAGACTGAGTTCAACCTCAGCACCCCTTTAATCACAAGGCTTTTTATCTTTAATGCAAAGATAAGCTTTAAATCCTCAGTAGCGTGGCTTTTGAAGACCTTTATTGCAAGTTTGGCGAGATGAGAATAACCGAAAAGCAGCAGGagagatttaaaacatttattataataCCTTTAAAAAGTGTCAGAAAATGTCACAGATCATTTAAAGTTcagcataaaaacaataagtaaaaCATATTCAGATATAGAATAGTTTTAACATCACACAGACCCTTTCGGCATGGAATGTGGTAACTTGATTTCCtgtaattacaataaaaagtAATTGCAAAATCGaggcaaaaactgaaaaaattctTGGATTTATTCCACAAAATTACAAGCTGCTTGATAATCATCCCGGTAGTTGAAATGACATCAAGTGGAATaacatttcaattttattcTGTTCCATTTGCAATAGAAATAtgattttgttgcattttgcaaCAGGGCCAACTTAACAGAGACAACAGTATTTTTCTCTGCATTCTGTAAAACAcagatcaaataaattaaataatagaGATTGTAAAAGTCTGTCTATAGGActcaaaatcacaaaagaacaaatataaTGACATTTATTATCTTGTCTCATGAATGAgtcagccatattggattcTGAAGTTGCAGTCAATAAGGGACATACCACCTTTTAAGCTGAAAATCCATTTTATATAGGAGATTAAGCatttggaaaaaacagaaattaaataattcaacATCTCCAGTCTGAGGGAAATTGCAATGAGTACTTATTATGgctcataataataataataataataataataataataataataataataataataataataataataataataataataataaacaccaTTCCGAAATCACTGTTCTGGGAGGTTTAGATCTCTAAAGCCATATTTGTTTTCCCCACAAGTTCACAAAATATCTGCCACAAATGTTTGGACTGTGAGGTGCTTGCTCTGTCTGCGTTTCTCGTGTAAGCATTACCTGATAGTATAAAGAATATCCCAGACACGAAGGCCAGTATGGTGCGCTGTGGCCGGATGTGACCAATATTGCTAATGACAAAGGCGGTGAAGACAAAGAGCAGGGAGACCATGGGAAACGGTGTGGCTGTCCGGACCATTtctgaaaaacagcaaaagaagacaaaagaggaaatgttAATGAAACGAACATGGATgattaaaaaagaggatttcATTTTCTCACTGTTGGACTTCAAATTATActcaaatgttcttgttttaggtTCATAAGGATTACCATAATTATATCTACAGCCTTTGTGAAATTCCATCACCATGACtgcacattttttgtctttcatgttGGTACATGACTTGTTTCATAgttaataaagattttaaattagcAGCTAAGAAGATGACATTAATATCTGGGCTTTCTCAAATTGTTAAAACAAGACAGTTTTAGTTCTGCTCATGTCTGCTTGTCCAGTGTATTCAGACAATCTAAACCTCTGTTACGAtgcttatttttctaaatatatcaTGTATATTCACATCACACTTATTTTTGAGTGTGAGGCTTTCATTTCCAAAGCATACATTGAATACAGCCAATGTGTGAATACACACATTGGCTGAAACTAACACATCCCACCTAGGAAAGATCTTATTCATTCTGCAATAtcaagaaatgtttatattgctTTGAACAAGAACAATTACACAGGAAATTTAAACActgtgtaaaataataaagaataagcagaatgtgtttcatttaaattactCTACTTATCTATTCCCTATAAATGCTGATCTGTCACAGCTCATTCAGGGCTAAGTTGAGTAAGGTTATGATTTATTCATCCACAGATGCAGTGCGGTGTTATAACTTGTGCATCTACCTAAGAATATCTGTCCACCATTAACCAGACCACAGATTTTCCCTAAGGTACCTCCAACAAGGTGTGATTTACATCTCAGTGGAAGAATAAACTGCAGAgagtaaaacatgtttcaggCTGGTTCTTAGtgtcaatattttaaattattgaaatagcTTAGGGATAAAGAAAGTCCACTGGGGGCGTTGTCAAGCTCTCAGAATTCACTTATCTCTCCTTCGTAATGTTTTAggatacacatattttgttaaaaatagatAAAGTCCTCCACAGGCTTTTTATTTGCAGCAGTAGAAAccatgtattttaaaatctttgattatatttaatttatcctTGAGAATTCCCCTgattttttacatgttaaataACTTACAAGTTTCATGTACCTCTATGTAACTgatgtttctcagaaaatacAATGGAGTAATACcagaatttgatttgttttgttcaagAGTTCATTCATTATCTAGAATTATACTCAAATATCAGTAACTTTGCAAAACAACTTCATTAAAAGTATAAgctaaacaagtaaaaaaagaaaataatcacaaaattatCTGTCgggttcttttttttgtttgttaaatacaGATAGTACAATCAATTGTGTGGGGAAATATTGGTGTACCAGAAACAAGTTCAACATGAACTGAagcagaaagataaaaataaaaagaagaataagaGACTGTACTGTGACAACAAATGAGCAACATATTAAAAGTTATTCTATGTCAATgtaagatgttttattattaacattaaaaggagaaaaaaatctgtgctTGAGGGTTTAATTAAAACCAGCATGATAAAAACCTTCCTACTGTGAGCAATTGTTCATTATTTGCTTCTGGAGTATGTCCCCCCCCAAGATATCAGTTTTAGTAAAACAGAGGCTGATTATTAGTTTAATAACTTCCACATCAAAGAGTGGAAGGTACGGTGCATTCACTGGTCATACATTTTGATTgggattttaaatttattagaaaatgaacaaacagccCTGCTTTTGTAGtatatccccccccccccccccccccccccccgaaacACACATTACCTCTggaaaattaactgaaaataaCCAGCAAACAGTATGTACTGAAACATTTTACTAAAGAATTTGACAGACATTGGAAAGGAAGTCATGTAGTTTCCTTCTTGacacagaaatctgaaaatgataAGCGAACATTTTAATGAGTGTGttagactttttatttaatcaaagcatAAAATTCTCCATCTTATATTGATTTTTGCACCAAATAGAGCTGATCCAGTGTATATATGTTTACTTACTTAGTATGTTggctgtgttttctgttgtgatCTCTATCTCTGGTTCAGTGAAATACTCCGATGCAACACATCTGCCCTTCTCAGGTCCTAAGAGAGGAAGAAATGAGGGGTGGGATATAATATTTGCATATGGAAATGAAAAAACTAGTCCAAAACAGAAActacagctgaaaaacacagTCAAAGGTCAGACAGGGAGGGCCAGACTGAGCAGCAGAGGAGCCGAACAAAATAGTAATTTTGAAAACATACCATTGAACAGATGAACTTAAAAACAACGTAAATAAACTgacacagagctgcagagaatAAAATTACAGACACAGACAGATGGAGGTCAGAAGgtttctgagaaaaacaagacctgagcagagagagaggagagctgAACAACAATTAACCTCAAACTGTGGTCACACTGTGAAAAAACACACGCATACACAAAAACGTGTCTGTGCAAAAATATGCCAGATAAGTGATGCGTGCATGTCAAGACAAATGTGATACGGCTCCTCCCTCTCTCACCCACGCACCAACACACGACTGGCCCTTCAAAATGCCATCAGCGTTTTCATCCTCTGACCTTTTGTACCAAGCATCAGAAACATGGCTTCCTCCCCAGAGCGACACCATCATGACCAAAAACACAGCGACAGCTACTGCAGAAAAAGGACAGTCATTTGTGACCGCCTggcttttgtgtgtgtgtctcgaGGAAAACACTTGTGTCCAGTGACAATACATCTCATAAAAAAGAGTGAACTCTTCACTGACTCTTGGTTTCATACTGATTTTGTTATCAagttattaatgtattttaaggctAAATCTCAGGTTTGTAAATGCTGTCTAAATAATCTCTCCTTGCAGTGTGTGTTCTTAAAATTAGAAGTTCCAAACATGACATTGCCTTCAGACATCTTAACCACATCTAGGTGTCAGTAATTAAAATAGTATGAGAAGTTAGATTTAAACTGCAGCATTGCCTGCATGCagccataaaacaaaaacttagaAATGTGAAGATTTATAGCCTTATAAAATACGGTTTTAGTTCTACTCCGTAGTACAATCTCACAGGAAATTTTGAATTATGTTGTTTTCTAGTGCAACACTTTGCAACTTGACAAAAAAGGATAAAACCAGCTACAATACTTAGCCCTAACTTCTCCGCTGTTCTGTTAATACTACATTTATTGGTAACATCAGCATACATGATTAGAATACTGTGGTAAAGTTTCCTATCCATTAAGGGGATTGGCTACCATCTCATAACTTCTATCCATAGATTTTGACCCAGTTTTGTTCTGGAATGTGGACCAGATTTTCTTTCATGATCCGATGTAATTAGCTGTTCACTGTTGCCATGTGCTTACTGGGCTTCCTTAGCCTCTGGTTCACATtgtgtaattattttctgtctggGCCAAAATCTTGTCGtgaaagaaaatttctgatgtGACAGATGCACCAACTGCTTCTTTAGGTCTCTatcaaccaaaaaacaaaaaccctggGGCAAATTTTAAGCGGTGT from Xiphophorus maculatus strain JP 163 A chromosome 13, X_maculatus-5.0-male, whole genome shotgun sequence encodes:
- the LOC102220955 gene encoding voltage-dependent calcium channel gamma-7 subunit-like; its protein translation is MSSFSTRALTLLSSVFGACGLLLVGVAVSTDYWLLMEEGIVLQQNQTMEVKMALHSGLWRVCFVAGPEKGRCVASEYFTEPEIEITTENTANILKMVRTATPFPMVSLLFVFTAFVISNIGHIRPQRTILAFVSGIFFILSGLSLVVGLVLYISSINDEVMNRPREPEQFFHYHYGWSFAFAASSFLLKEGAGVMSVYLFMKRYAEEELYRPHPALYRPRMSDCSDYSGQFLHPDSWAPPQRGRSPSDVSSDISIQLNQTPPPQQTLKGGSSSQATPSSSGPSSAASYQLHPASSSSTSSSYPHPLHPGATSTLTRMPHVLAHSQSHPHSSGPPPQSLPMVAPPSAVPPPHYHTHTRMSASPC